One Leptospira fainei serovar Hurstbridge str. BUT 6 DNA window includes the following coding sequences:
- a CDS encoding alginate export family protein: protein MVKNRLKLATFAIGLVALSFPIQTNAQGFPTIDFAIDSEKKPDEPTTPSTTPSPPSEKQDAKPVQDGREKTENNGNGGTAIVKEKDKEKEIYKSPLVGNTAGEYLRNLQVTPEQNKIIRSNSDLWIQDRFRVGFSVRPRYESINNMDFNKTTADNSNVFTGQTQFYLIADINKYVLFKATLQDSRVWGGEQSPAYTGTSRFELGTNGGVIYDTTKSSQNQVPVLNSTSFREAFFDIRKPDQSLRLRLGRQIIDFGDGRILGAANDNQIGNSTDGLRFTGKYANSTLDAFGTVVTAQYNSSGLVSANTALPNTYLVGANNFTKFASWLALDIYDFTVIKKYNPANTSTATSKPADQQNTYGFRLTNRTENNALPEGTLFDWTVEAAWQGGYNGLRVGTGWLQNATDSTTGTGAINAFNNKNLLIENENQRYNAHFLTVQAGVNPTKDLRIGVQYVYASGDPNRSDSTVGTWNAPFPTRRIATGFIPYSGNGIAGAFFWQNAKDYSVHIKWTAGKWGTFIFNPHFYYKAKLQDAYYNNNGIVTGGLAGSTEDFSDNQKYNYSSQHLGKKIGSELDLIYIVTPWENVSIWGGIAFVRAGDSIQNAHVSVPTSTTPSIYTGKPDASYFFLQTVFAI, encoded by the coding sequence ATGGTTAAAAATAGATTAAAGTTAGCAACCTTCGCTATCGGATTAGTCGCATTATCCTTTCCAATTCAAACGAATGCGCAAGGGTTCCCGACCATCGATTTTGCGATCGATTCCGAAAAGAAGCCGGATGAGCCGACGACTCCCTCGACCACTCCTTCCCCGCCGTCTGAAAAGCAAGATGCAAAACCGGTTCAAGACGGCAGGGAAAAGACGGAAAACAATGGAAATGGCGGCACGGCCATCGTTAAAGAAAAAGACAAGGAAAAGGAAATCTACAAGAGTCCGTTAGTGGGAAATACCGCCGGCGAATATCTCAGAAACCTTCAGGTAACTCCCGAGCAAAACAAAATTATCCGCTCTAATTCGGATCTCTGGATCCAAGACAGGTTTCGCGTGGGCTTTTCCGTTCGACCGAGATACGAGTCGATCAATAACATGGATTTCAATAAGACGACTGCGGATAATTCGAATGTCTTTACGGGGCAGACCCAATTTTACCTTATCGCAGATATTAATAAATACGTGCTTTTTAAAGCCACTCTACAGGATTCCAGAGTTTGGGGAGGAGAGCAATCGCCGGCATATACCGGAACATCTCGCTTCGAGTTAGGTACGAACGGCGGTGTAATTTATGATACGACTAAGTCGTCTCAAAATCAGGTCCCGGTTCTCAACAGCACATCATTCCGAGAGGCGTTTTTCGATATTCGTAAACCGGACCAATCCTTACGGCTACGCTTAGGACGACAGATCATCGATTTCGGAGACGGACGAATATTGGGCGCAGCAAACGATAATCAGATCGGGAATTCGACCGACGGACTTCGGTTCACGGGAAAATATGCGAACAGCACGTTAGATGCGTTCGGGACTGTAGTAACAGCACAGTATAATTCTTCCGGATTGGTAAGCGCCAATACGGCTCTTCCGAATACTTACTTAGTAGGAGCCAATAATTTTACGAAATTTGCGAGCTGGCTAGCATTGGATATCTACGATTTTACGGTTATAAAAAAATACAATCCGGCTAACACTAGCACTGCGACTAGCAAACCGGCCGACCAACAAAATACGTACGGTTTTCGTTTAACCAATAGAACCGAAAACAACGCATTGCCTGAGGGAACCTTATTCGACTGGACGGTCGAGGCTGCTTGGCAGGGCGGCTACAACGGTCTCCGAGTAGGCACAGGTTGGCTCCAAAATGCCACCGATTCTACGACCGGTACAGGGGCAATCAACGCATTCAATAACAAAAACCTACTAATCGAAAATGAAAACCAAAGATACAACGCACATTTCCTAACCGTGCAAGCCGGCGTGAATCCTACCAAGGATTTAAGAATCGGCGTTCAATACGTATACGCGTCCGGAGATCCGAACCGAAGCGATTCGACTGTAGGAACCTGGAATGCGCCGTTTCCGACAAGACGAATCGCGACCGGATTTATTCCGTATAGCGGAAACGGTATTGCGGGCGCATTCTTTTGGCAGAACGCAAAAGATTATTCCGTTCACATCAAATGGACTGCAGGAAAATGGGGAACGTTCATATTCAATCCTCATTTCTATTATAAAGCAAAACTTCAGGACGCTTATTATAATAATAACGGAATTGTTACCGGCGGATTGGCAGGGAGTACGGAAGATTTTTCCGATAATCAAAAATACAACTACTCATCCCAACATTTGGGAAAAAAAATCGGGTCTGAATTGGATTTAATTTATATCGTCACGCCTTGGGAAAACGTTTCTATATGGGGAGGTATCGCATTCGTTCGAGCGGGAGACTCCATTCAAAACGCACATGTGTCAGTGCCCACATCTACAACCCCTTCAATCTATACCGGGAAGCCGGACGCATCCTATTTCTTTTTGCAAACGGTATTTGCGATCTAG
- a CDS encoding DUF4384 domain-containing protein — protein MGSLLSVRNSILEFVGERYSLSKMKPITAIGFSLVLLLSCATISPPPPTVQNKEIYTTNAGVEFLEKYQVAILDSSDRAIPLEEELKDLLIESGKVTVIDRKKTADALNEISLSLQGLADKENAPKIGKLLSAQKLIQIKESGRKWAVELVDVQTSKIDFNRSFVDGGSQKAFQELVGFLSRNLLLRNLSGLRPKQSSIKVSLGSSRKLYKNNDPVSFEVKVSEDCYLYLILLQSDGESILLFPNDSSPSNFAKAGETILIPDGKSGYILTAGEPFGSDMIKAIASKKSLNLFDSTPVPGTPFGKIVNPFDVISRGIKKINTEIRDEDWNTAEITIQTEAD, from the coding sequence ATGGGTAGTTTGCTCTCAGTCCGAAACTCTATACTGGAGTTTGTCGGCGAGAGATATTCGCTTAGTAAAATGAAACCGATTACTGCAATCGGGTTCTCTCTTGTACTCCTATTATCCTGCGCAACGATCAGCCCTCCTCCTCCTACCGTTCAGAACAAAGAGATTTACACGACAAATGCCGGCGTAGAATTTCTGGAGAAATATCAGGTGGCTATCCTGGATTCCTCCGATCGAGCCATACCGCTCGAAGAAGAGTTAAAGGATTTATTAATTGAATCGGGAAAGGTTACCGTAATCGACAGGAAGAAAACTGCAGATGCACTTAATGAAATCTCGCTTAGTCTACAAGGATTGGCCGACAAGGAAAACGCACCTAAAATCGGCAAACTTCTTTCTGCCCAGAAATTGATTCAGATTAAAGAGTCGGGACGGAAGTGGGCGGTAGAGCTAGTCGATGTGCAGACGTCTAAGATCGATTTTAACCGGTCCTTCGTGGACGGCGGTTCTCAAAAAGCTTTTCAAGAATTGGTGGGATTTTTGTCTCGAAACCTTCTGCTTAGGAATCTAAGCGGACTACGACCAAAACAATCCTCCATTAAAGTAAGCTTGGGATCATCCAGAAAACTCTATAAAAACAACGACCCTGTTTCTTTCGAAGTGAAGGTTTCGGAAGATTGCTATTTGTATCTAATACTTTTGCAAAGCGATGGAGAATCGATCTTACTATTTCCTAATGACAGTTCTCCTTCCAATTTCGCGAAAGCCGGGGAAACTATTCTCATCCCCGACGGAAAATCCGGATACATACTGACTGCCGGCGAGCCGTTCGGTTCGGATATGATTAAGGCTATTGCATCCAAAAAAAGTTTGAACCTATTCGACTCCACACCTGTGCCGGGAACTCCTTTCGGAAAAATAGTAAACCCCTTCGATGTAATTTCGAGAGGTATCAAAAAAATTAATACGGAAATTCGTGACGAAGACTGGAATACCGCGGAAATCACGATTCAGACGGAAGCCGATTGA
- the lfb1 gene encoding LIC10280 family protein, whose protein sequence is MPNKFGSKILILVAIISLVFSFTYVSAQVLTIGGTYKVSGTNPNGSKYRGSVQIRQNDDGSYYFAWTVGNSYSGTGTLDGNVLTVDWGDTYPVIYTVTNGGARLEGTWGDGTGTEILTK, encoded by the coding sequence ATGCCGAATAAATTTGGATCAAAAATTTTGATTCTTGTGGCAATAATCAGTTTAGTCTTTTCTTTCACGTACGTTTCTGCTCAGGTCTTGACCATTGGTGGAACGTATAAAGTTTCGGGAACAAATCCGAATGGATCAAAGTACAGAGGCTCCGTACAGATTAGACAAAACGACGATGGATCCTACTATTTTGCATGGACTGTAGGAAACAGCTATAGTGGAACTGGAACTCTCGATGGAAATGTCCTCACGGTAGATTGGGGAGATACCTATCCGGTGATCTATACTGTTACAAACGGAGGAGCGAGGCTTGAAGGAACTTGGGGAGACGGTACCGGAACGGAAATCCTAACCAAATAA